A region from the Branchiostoma floridae strain S238N-H82 chromosome 9, Bfl_VNyyK, whole genome shotgun sequence genome encodes:
- the LOC118423370 gene encoding kin of IRRE-like protein 1 encodes MFTYVNACCLFAFVKFAIISQAVGQLIISGPPSAVLQGETVIFRCSYPGRDLSPEGAVRWEVTSPNGEINNVTLGQTVDPNYPEARYKLFGNASGGEYNLQIVNVTREDAGRYRCAIKGINLIVYTEFSVVVPVPDPPTLTTIPDTPLQVGQELVLRCSYSGGYPEPQLSWHNGTGPIFSDQYREEIELNTGPNGERTVESTIYFRNNVTKYDNGVNVSCRVSQSEDPFTFVKESWKVLTVHYPPTVVVPREQVRVFKGESASLTCQVDSNPAATITWTKLNSTLLQGNLANGNQTLIIPGASQQHAGTYQCSAENVLPPKAVGTVQVFVDVKPYDTYTRDVAIITISVVAAVILAAIVVVAIIMVNRKG; translated from the exons ATGTTTACATATGTGAACGCGTGCTGTCTTTTTGCGTTCGTGAAGTTTGCCATCATTTCACAAG CCGTGGGGCAGTTAATTATATCAGGACCACCGTCGGCCGTTCTGCAAGGAGAAACGGTCATATTTCGCTGCAGCTACCCAGGCCGCGACCTGTCGCCAGAGGGCGCTGTTAGGTGGGAGGTGACCAGCCCGAACGGAGAGATCAACAATGTAACACTCGGTCAGACAGTTGATCCAAACTACCCCGAGGCTCGCTATAAG CTGTTTGGTAACGCATCAGGAGGAGAATATAATCTGCAAATAGTAAACGTGACACGGGAGGATGCGGGGAGGTACAGATGTGCCATCAAGGGTATAAACCTGATTGTATATACCGAATTCAGTGTAGTAG TTCCAGTTCCGGATCCCCCTACGTTGACTACTATTCCGGACACGCCATTGCAAGTCGGCCAAGAGCTGGTGTTGAGATGTTCGTATTCTGGAGGATATCCGGAACCACAACTGTCATGGCACAACGGTACAGGCCCAATTTTCAGCGACCAATACCGCGAAGAAATAGAACTAAACACAGGACCGAATGGTGAACGCACGGTGGAAAGTACCATTTATTTCCGGAACAACGTGACCAAGTACGACAACGGTGTGAACGTCAGCTGTAGAGTGAGCCAATCAGAAGACCCATTCACCTTTGTGAAGGAATCCTGGAAAGTTCTGACTGTCCACT ACCCTCCGACTGTAGTTGTTCCCAGGGAACAGGTGAGAGTCTTCAAAGGTGAATCTGCATCCTTGACCTGCCAAGTCGACAGCAACCCTGCTGCAACCATCACATGGACCAAGCTTAACAGTACTCTACTTCAGGGCAATCTTGCCAACGG AAACCAAACTCTCATCATCCCTGGCGCATCCCAACAACACGCAGGGACATACCAGTGCTCTGCGGAAAACGTTTTGCCTCCAAAAGCTGTCGGGACTGTACAAGTTTTTGTGGATGTTAAACCTTATGATA